A section of the Dehalobacter sp. DCM genome encodes:
- a CDS encoding sigma-54 interaction domain-containing protein: MIHSFYNKQDIISTSEVHTAITAINFQKELFLHSRKNHDTTSLLRPEVATSWKRSKKLKIDPEMQELAHALSEKELNALLYDKRTFVDLTKTHLYSFLPLLNIPKCAITIFDENGTLLDVSDPYQLLRLNPHSGSIWREETVGTTSTSLSMEYGKIVQLSGPLHYCKALENQLATTAPVYDLEGNRLGIITIIHHLSDELFNVETSQRILLWISALRYMVESQFALLKRSYTLNGGGFEGRNREYLLPIPEDHNMLDCYEKGLTANSPFSTILGESPQIQNVIRTAERFAPSESGILLTGESGTGKEMFAQAIHQASGRSGPFVAINCAALPGNLIASELFGYVGGAFTGAENKGRLGRIELAKEGTLFLDEIGDMPLEIQPNLLRVLEDKKVTRLGSNKDIHVDFRLIAATNVDLFQLVQEKKFRADLYYRLETLQMKLPPLRERGRDILLIANYFLEEICTKAGRAPLKLNKDTETFLLKHAWPGNIRQLKNAMVYAANMCQGQVITLLELPESVYRDMDMALPEKDLVNFPMSSLQEIELNSIKKALLLSGNNVRGAAKVLGLSKTSIYRKIKEYNIDIT, encoded by the coding sequence TCAGAAAGAGCTTTTCTTACACAGCCGTAAGAACCATGACACAACTTCCTTGTTAAGACCGGAGGTAGCTACTTCATGGAAACGATCCAAAAAATTGAAGATCGACCCAGAAATGCAGGAGCTTGCCCATGCCCTAAGTGAAAAGGAACTAAACGCACTATTGTACGATAAGCGAACATTTGTAGATCTGACGAAAACTCACCTTTATAGTTTTCTCCCCCTGCTCAATATACCCAAATGTGCCATTACGATCTTTGACGAAAACGGCACCTTATTAGACGTGTCTGATCCTTATCAACTGCTTCGTCTCAACCCGCACAGTGGTTCAATCTGGAGAGAAGAAACCGTTGGCACCACTTCGACTTCTCTCTCCATGGAATACGGAAAAATCGTTCAACTATCCGGACCACTTCATTATTGCAAAGCGCTGGAGAATCAGTTGGCCACAACGGCACCGGTCTACGATTTAGAGGGAAATCGCTTAGGGATTATCACGATTATTCATCATCTCAGCGATGAGCTGTTTAATGTAGAAACCAGCCAGCGGATTTTGCTTTGGATATCCGCTTTGCGGTATATGGTGGAAAGTCAATTCGCCCTGTTAAAACGCAGCTATACTCTGAATGGTGGGGGATTTGAAGGGAGAAACAGAGAATATCTCCTTCCTATACCGGAAGATCACAACATGCTTGACTGCTATGAAAAAGGGCTAACGGCAAACAGTCCTTTTTCGACGATCTTGGGCGAGAGTCCGCAAATCCAAAACGTAATCCGGACGGCGGAACGCTTTGCACCAAGCGAGAGCGGTATTCTCCTTACCGGAGAAAGCGGTACGGGCAAAGAAATGTTTGCTCAGGCTATTCATCAGGCCAGTGGAAGAAGCGGTCCTTTTGTTGCGATTAATTGCGCTGCTCTTCCCGGCAATCTCATTGCCAGTGAATTGTTCGGATATGTCGGAGGGGCTTTCACCGGTGCCGAAAATAAAGGCCGCTTGGGGAGAATTGAATTGGCTAAGGAAGGAACTTTGTTTTTGGATGAAATCGGCGATATGCCTTTGGAAATTCAGCCAAATCTTCTGCGTGTGCTGGAAGACAAAAAAGTCACACGGTTAGGCAGCAATAAAGACATTCACGTTGACTTTCGTCTGATTGCAGCAACTAATGTAGACCTTTTTCAGCTTGTACAGGAGAAAAAATTCCGTGCTGACTTATATTACCGCCTGGAAACACTGCAAATGAAATTACCACCACTTCGAGAAAGGGGTCGGGATATTTTGCTGATTGCGAACTATTTTCTGGAGGAAATTTGCACAAAAGCCGGACGGGCACCGCTCAAACTAAATAAAGATACGGAAACATTCCTTCTTAAACACGCTTGGCCGGGGAATATCAGGCAGCTTAAAAACGCTATGGTTTACGCTGCAAATATGTGTCAAGGGCAAGTCATTACGCTGCTTGAGCTGCCTGAAAGCGTTTATCGCGATATGGATATGGCGTTACCAGAAAAAGATTTAGTAAATTTTCCAATGTCTTCTCTTCAAGAGATAGAACTAAATTCAATAAAAAAAGCTCTGCTTTTATCCGGAAATAATGTACGCGGTGCTGCAAAAGTGTTAGGATTGAGCAAGACTTCCATTTATCGAAAAATAAAAGAATACAATATTGACATAACGTAA
- a CDS encoding RtcB family protein, translating to MQEIRGKYNIAKIFTDTLEEGAASQIATLCNQEFAKDSKIRIMPDVHAGAGCTIGTTMTITDKVVPNLVGVDIGCGMETIRISNKRLELQKLDKLIYESIPSGYTVRETPHRYNEQIDLTALRCLKAVKLDRAQKSIGTLGGGNHFIEVNKDQEGDLYVVVHSGSRHLGLEVAKYYQEAGYQQLNQNEKPDLEALIARYKAEGRDKEIAKALKELKSQVITDVPYALAYVSGNLFDDYIHDMKIVQQFAELNRKAMVMEIVKGMKLDVVEQFTTTHNYIDTEAMILRKGAVSAKAGERLLIPINMRDGSLICIGKGNKGWNYSAPHGAGRLMSRTKAKQAFTLSEFKKQMKDVYTTSVNKDTLDECPMAYKNMDDIVNNIGPTADIDKIIKPIYNFKAGEED from the coding sequence ATGCAAGAAATTAGAGGAAAATATAATATAGCCAAAATATTTACAGATACACTAGAGGAAGGCGCAGCGTCCCAGATCGCAACGCTATGCAACCAGGAATTTGCCAAAGACAGTAAAATCCGGATCATGCCCGACGTCCATGCCGGGGCCGGGTGTACCATCGGCACTACCATGACGATTACCGATAAAGTGGTTCCCAACTTAGTTGGGGTGGATATCGGCTGTGGGATGGAAACCATCCGGATCAGCAATAAACGGCTGGAGCTGCAGAAGCTGGATAAATTGATCTATGAATCCATTCCGTCGGGCTATACCGTAAGGGAGACCCCGCACCGGTATAACGAACAGATCGACCTGACGGCGCTGCGCTGTCTGAAGGCAGTCAAACTGGACAGAGCGCAGAAGAGTATCGGTACATTAGGCGGAGGCAATCACTTTATTGAGGTCAATAAAGACCAGGAAGGCGATTTGTATGTTGTCGTGCACTCGGGCAGCCGTCATTTGGGGCTGGAAGTAGCCAAATACTATCAGGAAGCCGGTTACCAACAGTTAAACCAAAATGAAAAGCCGGATCTGGAAGCCTTGATTGCCCGCTATAAAGCCGAAGGTCGGGATAAAGAGATCGCCAAGGCTTTAAAAGAACTGAAAAGTCAAGTGATTACGGATGTCCCCTATGCACTGGCTTATGTCAGCGGAAATCTGTTTGATGACTATATCCATGATATGAAAATCGTTCAGCAGTTTGCCGAATTGAACCGTAAAGCCATGGTCATGGAGATCGTCAAAGGAATGAAGCTCGACGTAGTGGAACAATTCACGACCACCCATAACTATATCGATACCGAAGCGATGATCTTACGTAAGGGAGCGGTGTCCGCGAAGGCAGGGGAACGCCTGCTGATTCCAATCAATATGCGGGACGGCAGCCTGATCTGCATCGGCAAGGGGAATAAAGGCTGGAATTATTCTGCGCCCCATGGGGCAGGGCGGCTGATGAGCCGGACGAAGGCCAAACAAGCGTTTACGTTATCCGAATTCAAGAAACAAATGAAGGATGTCTATACCACGTCGGTGAATAAAGATACCCTCGATGAGTGCCCAATGGCCTATAAAAATATGGATGATATCGTAAACAATATCGGGCCCACCGCGGACATCGACAAGATCATCAAACCCATCTATAACTTTAAAGCGGGAGAAGAGGATTAA